The stretch of DNA GGTCCATAGACAAAAACGGTTGTCGTGCTTCAATGGTCTTTTCCAACTTGTCACAGATTGTTTCAAACTCCAATTCAGTACACTTTCGATTGTTCTCATCTGacttgtttttctttttgggaTAGTACTTGCATAGTGTCTCTCTATAAAACTTTTCATCTACCTCGTCCATATTGTACTCCACACCCACTGTGTCCTCTACTGTCGCACTAAACTTGATATATGTCTCTGGCTGCTTGAACTTTTGATCCTTGTAATACTTGTGTGCCTCGGGCCATATCCTCGAAGCGTCCGGTGTGGGAATATACATATCACTgcttttttcttcttttttcgAACCCAAAAGTGCTTTTTGTGCAGCATTGATAACTTGCTGAAGATGCACTTCCTCTTCCTCATTCTTGTCAACCCCAGTTTCAACTGCATGAAGGTCTCTCGGTTGTtgtgttgatgatgatgacgcATTAGAATTTAAATGATGGACTTGACTAGGCTCTAACTCATTGCTATCTAGAGTAGGTAGGTCTCTCTGTTTATAAATAGTCAAGGGCTGCTTTACCGAGATTTTTCGCTGACGGAACCTGGCACCTGTAACATGCTGTTTTGCCTTACCCTGGTTTTTcgctggtggtggtggtgctgcTGCCATATCCAGTCAATGTCGTCGAATAAACTATTGATGTTTGGATGTCGCTGTGTTATGATTTTCTCTCTTGCTCTTTTGTCCAATGGCagagaaaaattttttctgttgttgttgtcggTGGTGCGTGGCGAACAAGTATGTAAAAAACTGGCCGTTTGACGTTAAGTTTATACCCCAGTATGCTCTTTAAATCAGTAAATAATGGTGTCTGGGGATGGTGGACCAATGTATAAGTACTCTTatcacttttttttgatcGATTAACCCTTAGAATGGCACTATAACTGATGAATTTGTCCGTCAACTGATAATTCGGTCgttcaaaacaaaattttctcCTTGTTTTCGCATTTTCCTAAGTCACTcgattttcttttttgtcttCCGAAATTGGTTTCAAAGATTTTGGTATGTGCACGACAAATGATCAGTATGGGGGAATGACATTACACTCATCACGTTGGGGCAGTGGTCTTCCCATGGCGTAGTTGTAGCTGGTGGTGACTTCATGGCCCGTTCTATTTGGGGAACTAGCTGCCACACCAAAATTGTGGCAAATCTCGTGAAACGCAGCAGATACGACGTTCAATGGATGAGTATACCCGTTGTAAGGCCATCCCAATCATTATACTAGCCTGACAAGTTGTCTCTTATACTATGTGTGGTTTGCCATTAGTGGAAGTAGTGGGAAGATGAGGGGAAGAACTGGGTAAAGCTTGGGCAAGGACTAAGCAAAGCCTGTCACAACCAGAACGGACTTCTCTTAGTCATGTCGTATATATTGTAGCTCTCATATCCATATCTCACTTCATATACCCCTTGACAGTACTGGTAGGAAGAACTAAATAGTTGGTAGTAAGTTCagataaatattttctaaaaggtctttttttttttggagaGACTctaaaaaaatgaaaccaaATTATATACAGGTACTCTCAAGTAACGTGACcagttttttcttgaatgaAAGCAAGTTTCATAAAGTCTTGGacaacaccaccaacacCTTCGACACCGATGGACCCTTCTTCTCAAGTGCCAAGCTTAACCCCGTTTTTAAACTCTGTGTGTCCTGGGTACACTGGTTTAGATGATAATGTCCATTATCCCTTGGACGACATACCCCATGAGTGTGGCGAACTTATTTGGCCGAAATCCACTACAAATGCAACTATCAAGTTGGACTACACTTATTTGAATGTTGCTAGACCTGGGCTAAACAAAAACGAGTCAACAACGTACGTTTCGTTGCCACTTCATATCACCAATTTGTTTGACAATCTAGTGAGCAAAAGCGACAAGACCCTGGAAGGGTATATGCACATTGGGGCCAACGTGAATGCATTAGCCCACGATCCATTCAAGATCATCAACTTGAATCCTGGATGCATAACTAGAATTGTTGATTGGAACCGCTCGAAGAACCCTTTTGCGGATAACAAAACActttcatttaataaactTGCAagcaatttcaataaactATTTGTGAAAAACGATTTGTTTGACGATTTAGGAAATAGCAACGTAAAGATCTTGAACTCCAAACCAATTACTGCAGCTAAGCTTCTTGTCTCATCACATGTGAACGTGTTGAACGTGTTTGCGTTGAACGAAAAATCGGAATATTTGAATACCGTAAAAAAAGAACGCACAACAGGTCCACCAGACACCGAAGAGCCTGTTCTTCGTCttgaattcaattccaTAATTACCGCCTTATCCACATTTGTGCTTAACGAAGATCCAGTGGCTATCATAGGATTCCACTCAGGGGAGAttatgattttgaaattgaatgaacAAAAGTATCAACTATTTGATGCGTTGAAAGTCCAGAAACTTTCGGAAGTGGATGCAGTGACTTGCATTGAAGCAATTCGTCACCCAAACTACGAGTATCTAGTTGTTGCTGGATACTCAAATGGGGAGGTGGTGATACTAAACCCGTATGGTGTCAAAGACAGTTATTCAAAATCGGTCGTCGACAAAGACGTCTCAACAACGTTTTTCAAAAAGTTTGATTTGAGTCCGCTAGGCAAGGTCGATAACTCGTTTGTTTTGGGTCACTTTAAAGTGAGCCACAAACCCATTACTTCGCTAAGCTCAACCTTACCGATAAATAAACCGTTGCAACCATCTGAAGCACAACCGTTGATTCTCGCAATTGCCGCTGACGATGGGTATGTCAGGtttgttgatttcattttcacATACAACTGCAACTATGGCGATAAACAACAGGTTATTACTACCGATATAATCTCCAACTATTTCAACACAAGCATAACTGATATTGAGTTTTCACCTGACTTTAAATTCTTTAGTGTTGTTGGCAAGGGCGACTTGATTGAAGTGTTCAAAATGAGCTACTACAATGTCAATGGCTTGTTGCATAAAAGTTCTGGACGTCGGTCGAGGAGCGGGACTGTCAACAGTGCTCATTCCGGGTCTGAAACAAGACtgaaagaaacaaaagaaatgtACCCTCCACTTATCAAGGATATCCAAATTGTTGGAAGATTCAAAGGACATACAAATATTGTGAAATCCACCAAGTTTGTCAAAGACGATTTTAGCACCCTGGTTTACAAGTTGGTCAGCTGTGGCTATGACGGTAAAATAATCGTGTGGGAGTTTGACTACAAGGCGTTGCcaaaaatcaagaaatcgCATCTCAAACCCACACCAACAAGCCCAAGAGAGAGTCGTTCTAAAACATCACACGAAAGAAAGCCGGTATTGTTGAGCCCAAGTCCGTTGGCAAGACGTAATCACCATACAAGAAACAGATCAATCGAAGACAACCAGCTCCACACAACTAGCATGAATATGCTCTTGCAAGATACAAACACTACCAAAACTCCATTATCGAGCGACCAAATCGAGGTGGCAGTCACACTTTACAAATCGCTCTATGAAATCAGGTTAAAGAGACACTACAAGAAAAAGTCAACAAATCAGATTATAATCTGTCCTATAGAGAACGACAAATTAGTTCCCTCGATCGAGGTTCCACTTTTAACTATTGACTTATCGAGATTGATAAAAGATGGTAAAATAGATTCTTTTCATCTAGACGAATCCACACTTTGGTGCTTTGCCAAAAGCGGTGACCTATTTAGATATAGTATATTAACTTAGTAGTTGATTGAATAAAGATAAGATTAGATTGTGAATTACTATGGAGAAATCGTATATAGactaaatataaatataaaaataaagtaaaaGGAGGTACTAAAGgtcaatatatataataaccACCACTAATGGATAGACTAATTCGAGAGTAACATACCCCGGGATAACGTGGTTGTGTGTTTCAACTACTGGTGGTCGTTACAGTAGTTGTTAAACATAGCACCATCTAATCCAAACCCAAGCTCTTCCTCTAGCTTTATATACTCTTCTCCTGATGGTTTAGCCATGTCTTGGAACAAATTCATGGAGCTTGAAGAttccaaatttgaaaaagtaAACTCATCCAACTCTTGTGGTCTGGGATAATCATCTTCAACCTGAGGAGTACCTATATTCGTTTCCAAGTTATTGTAAGGGGTCTGAGAAATATCCATACTCTCTTGAGCTGGAAACTGTCTTTGCTGTTCTAGTAGCTCTTTCTCTTCCTCCTCTTGTCGCTGTTCTTCACGTTTTTGCATATGTAGCTGCATTTGTATTCGCTGCTGTTCCTCAATTGGCTTCCTCACAAATTCACGAAACTTCTGAACTTCATCCATGATCAACTGTTTCATTTCGTCCAACCCATCTACAGTCTCAAACGacttgaaatcaaatttgacTTGGCactcaatttcttctttaggATCATGCCAAAGCTCTAAGTACTTATGATTCAATGCATCTCGAACTGTAATTCTCTCACGTGGGTCTAAAGTCAACATTCTTTCCAATAAATCCAACGCCAACGGGTTGGCGTCAGGGAAAAGTTCTTCGTAGCTAGCTTTTCTCGTAATCGGCAAAGATCTGACATAGTTCTGGGCTCTGTGGGACCCTATTCTTTGTAACGTGGATTCTGGTGGGGTACCtaatatcattaaaatCTGATTAAGTTGATCTACGTAATCTTTGCCACGGAAAAGTGGCTTGCCCCCCAAAAGTTCTGCCAATATACAACCAACAGACCAGATGTCGATTGCCTTAGTGTAGTTGGTGAAACTCAACATAATTTCTGGTGCCCTGTACCATCTGGTGGCAACATACTCTGTCATAAACCCAGCATTTTCGTCGGGGTTCTCAGAAAACCCTCTTGCTAAACCAAAGTCACAAATTTTAAGCTCACAGTCGGCATTGACAAGTAAGTTACCTGGTTTCAAATCACGATGCAACACATCAGCCGAATGGATGAAGTTCAATCCACACAATACCTGATAAATAAACGACTGGTAGTGCTGATCGGACAATGGTTGTCCAGATCTAATGATTTGGTGCATGTCACATTCCATTAATTCTTcgtataaatatatttcattaaacTCGCCTGTCATGGGATTGGGGATAATGTCCAAATCATATAAACatgttatatttttatgGCCCCTGAAGAACTGCAACAACTTCAATTCACGCAAAGCACGTTTACATAAGATGTTTTTGCTGAAAATATTAGTGATCTTTTTGATTGCCACAAACGATGCATTAGCTGAAGATGAGGCATTACCGTTGTTTGAATCAGGAACCTTTTTGGACCCATTATCGTATTTTGCTGAACACACAATACCATAGGCACCATGGCCCAACTCCTTGACTATTTTGAATCGACTATCAATGATAAATTCCTGGTTGTAGACCTTATTTACGGATCTGCCATAATATATGGGTGCTTCTTGTTGATCCATTATGGAAATTGGTTCTTTATAAAACTGCTGTTCAAGAGAAAGTTTAAAAAGGACAACTAGTAGtgagcaaaaaaaaatttttttttttgggtttcaggtttttttttagtgtAGAATGGATAGGAAGTGGGGTGGGAGAGCGACGGAAGtaactgttgttgttgtcgcTGATTTTGTGTATGCTCGTGAAGCTTATGAGAATTTCAGAACTAAATTTGATGAGAGAATTTCAAGAAACAATAGCTTTTATATCCTGTTCATATGAACAAGATCAGTGGGGGTACCTGTGGCACACATAGTGTCCAGCCCGAGAGGGAATACAGCTATGGCGATAGTTAGGAGATTGGGTTTGCACAACACTATTTCCGCTATTTTTAGCaacttttcaattattttttattttgatttgcgttttagtttaattttttttatcttttgaatattattGGTGAACGTTTGAACGGCTTTCTGTAGGACCGGCTTAATACGAATGTTTGTATCTTCGATTTAATCTTATTTATAGGTATGGTAGGGCAATATTACGCAGGAAACCGTTGTCGGTGAAGTTGATGTGACATCATAGTaaatacatttttttgtctaAACA from Candida albicans SC5314 chromosome R, complete sequence encodes:
- a CDS encoding uncharacterized protein (Ortholog of C. dubliniensis CD36 : Cd36_25130, C. parapsilosis CDC317 : CPAR2_800100, Candida tenuis NRRL Y-1498 : CANTEDRAFT_107256 and Debaryomyces hansenii CBS767 : DEHA2E18370g); the encoded protein is MKASFIKSWTTPPTPSTPMDPSSQVPSLTPFLNSVCPGYTGLDDNVHYPLDDIPHECGELIWPKSTTNATIKLDYTYLNVARPGLNKNESTTYVSLPLHITNLFDNLVSKSDKTSEGYMHIGANVNALAHDPFKIINLNPGCITRIVDWNRSKNPFADNKTLSFNKLASNFNKLFVKNDLFDDLGNSNVKILNSKPITAAKLLVSSHVNVLNVFALNEKSEYLNTVKKERTTGPPDTEEPVLRLEFNSIITALSTFVLNEDPVAIIGFHSGEIMILKLNEQKYQLFDALKVQKLSEVDAVTCIEAIRHPNYEYLVVAGYSNGEVVILNPYGVKDSYSKSVVDKDVSTTFFKKFDLSPLGKVDNSFVLGHFKVSHKPITSLSSTLPINKPLQPSEAQPLILAIAADDGYVRFVDFIFTYNCNYGDKQQVITTDIISNYFNTSITDIEFSPDFKFFSVVGKGDLIEVFKMSYYNVNGLLHKSSGRRSRSGTVNSAHSGSETRSKETKEMYPPLIKDIQIVGRFKGHTNIVKSTKFVKDDFSTSVYKLVSCGYDGKIIVWEFDYKALPKIKKSHLKPTPTSPRESRSKTSHERKPVLLSPSPLARRNHHTRNRSIEDNQLHTTSMNMLLQDTNTTKTPLSSDQIEVAVTLYKSLYEIRLKRHYKKKSTNQIIICPIENDKLVPSIEVPLLTIDLSRLIKDGKIDSFHLDESTLWCFAKSGDLFRYSILT
- the MKC1 gene encoding mitogen-activated serine/threonine-protein kinase (MAP kinase; role in biofilm formation, contact-induced invasive filamentation, systemic virulence in mouse, cell wall structure/maintenance, caspofungin response; phosphorylated on surface contact, membrane perturbation, or cell wall stress) gives rise to the protein MDQQEAPIYYGRSVNKVYNQEFIIDSRFKIVKELGHGAYGIVCSAKYDNGSKKVPDSNNGNASSSANASFVAIKKITNIFSKNILCKRALRELKLLQFFRGHKNITCLYDLDIIPNPMTGEFNEIYLYEELMECDMHQIIRSGQPLSDQHYQSFIYQVLCGLNFIHSADVLHRDLKPGNLLVNADCELKICDFGLARGFSENPDENAGFMTEYVATRWYRAPEIMLSFTNYTKAIDIWSVGCILAELLGGKPLFRGKDYVDQLNQILMILGTPPESTLQRIGSHRAQNYVRSLPITRKASYEELFPDANPLALDLLERMLTLDPRERITVRDALNHKYLELWHDPKEEIECQVKFDFKSFETVDGLDEMKQLIMDEVQKFREFVRKPIEEQQRIQMQLHMQKREEQRQEEEEKELLEQQRQFPAQESMDISQTPYNNLETNIGTPQVEDDYPRPQELDEFTFSNLESSSSMNLFQDMAKPSGEEYIKLEEELGFGLDGAMFNNYCNDHQ